From Bacillota bacterium, a single genomic window includes:
- a CDS encoding trigger factor: MVKWEKIDGNKIKMEIEVSENEVDGALEKAYFKVVRDINLPGFRKGKVPRKILEARFGPEVLYKEAVEILLPGSYRRAIDDENIEPIDEPEIDIKQIEKGKPFVFTAIVEVKPEVKLGDYKGVEVEVEEDEIDEAAVDERMEALRNDHASLVDVEDDKSRVGEGDLVMIDFCGYMDGEPFEGGEARDYSLEIGSHSFIPGFEEQLIGSLAGDEKELKATFPDDYRNEELAGKEATFKVTVKNIKRKELPDLDDDFISEISEFDNVASFREDLAARMKEDVKKANRAQLESIIIEKITAASEVEAPEVLIEKQLNNMISDIDHYLQFQGMNLDRFLEASRKTLDEIKEANREEAINRVKANLVLDAIVKAEGIVISEEELEEKIKEVAEQYYSTPEKVRDVYEKQGRIKYLQEEARMRKLINFLVENARVKTIKKKDDERSGVDGGQPRVDSRQAEEDDGQPETDRKQSREDGEQPEVDEK, translated from the coding sequence ATGGTCAAGTGGGAAAAAATAGACGGCAACAAGATCAAGATGGAAATAGAGGTTTCCGAGAACGAAGTGGATGGAGCTCTGGAGAAGGCTTATTTCAAGGTGGTCAGGGACATAAACTTGCCCGGCTTCAGGAAGGGGAAGGTCCCGCGCAAAATACTGGAAGCGCGTTTTGGCCCGGAAGTACTGTACAAGGAAGCGGTTGAGATTTTGCTTCCAGGATCCTATCGTCGTGCCATAGACGATGAAAATATTGAACCGATCGACGAACCGGAAATAGATATCAAACAGATCGAAAAAGGTAAACCTTTTGTTTTCACGGCGATCGTGGAAGTCAAGCCCGAGGTAAAACTGGGGGACTACAAGGGTGTAGAGGTAGAGGTGGAAGAGGATGAGATTGACGAGGCGGCGGTCGACGAACGCATGGAAGCTCTCAGAAATGACCATGCCAGCCTGGTTGATGTTGAAGATGATAAAAGCCGGGTGGGCGAAGGCGATCTTGTCATGATCGATTTTTGCGGTTACATGGACGGGGAGCCTTTTGAAGGCGGGGAAGCCAGGGATTACTCCCTTGAAATCGGATCCCATTCCTTCATTCCCGGTTTCGAGGAACAGCTGATCGGTTCATTGGCAGGCGATGAGAAGGAACTGAAGGCTACTTTTCCTGACGATTACCGTAATGAAGAACTGGCCGGGAAAGAAGCAACTTTCAAGGTTACGGTAAAAAATATCAAACGCAAGGAACTTCCTGATCTGGATGATGATTTTATCAGCGAGATCAGCGAATTTGATAACGTGGCCTCTTTCAGGGAAGACCTGGCGGCGCGTATGAAGGAAGATGTAAAAAAAGCTAACAGGGCGCAGCTGGAAAGCATCATCATCGAGAAGATAACTGCTGCTTCGGAGGTGGAGGCGCCGGAAGTGCTCATTGAAAAACAGTTGAACAACATGATCAGCGATATTGACCATTACCTGCAGTTTCAGGGGATGAACCTGGACAGATTTCTGGAGGCTTCCCGGAAAACACTGGATGAGATAAAGGAAGCGAATCGCGAGGAAGCGATCAACCGGGTCAAGGCCAACCTCGTCCTCGATGCGATCGTCAAGGCGGAAGGGATCGTTATCTCGGAGGAGGAACTGGAGGAGAAGATAAAGGAAGTTGCCGAACAATATTATAGCACTCCCGAAAAAGTACGCGATGTCTATGAAAAGCAGGGCCGGATCAAATATCTGCAAGAAGAGGCCCGCATGCGCAAGCTGATCAATTTCCTCGTTGAAAACGCCAGGGTGAAGACAATCAAGAAAAAAGATGATGAACGATCCGGGGTTGATGGCGGACAGCCCCGGGTAGATTCCAGACAGGCCGAAGAAGATGACGGGCAACCCGAAACCGATAGGAAACAATCAAGAGAAGATGGAGAACAACCCGAAGTGGATGAGAAATAA